The sequence below is a genomic window from Marispirochaeta aestuarii.
CAGCACCGTACTCTCCTGGAGGGAACAGCTCGACAGGGTATACGCGGGAAAAGACCCTGCCGGGAAGGATTCCCGGCTTTCCGTGGTTTTCAACCGATCCTTCAGCGACAACCTCATTCAAGGCCGACTGGGGGCCGATTCCTTTACCCCCGACAGCAGAGACCAGTCCCTGTTTCCCGCAGGACGGGTGGATGCTTACAATGCCAGGGATGGGGAGCTTATTGTTTCCCGGGACACGCAGCTTTCCACCGGGCAGAGCATTACCGTTACGGAGAACAGCGGCAGCTTTATCTGTACCGGGACCCTGGGGGAGAGTACCGGAAACCGGGGCTTCCGCTTCCGTATTGAACACAAGCTGATGGGAAAGATAAAAAAAGGCCAGCTGATTCTTGCGCAAGCACGGCTGATAGATTTTTCTGCGATAGATGACAGAATCTCCTCCATGTCTGCGGACCCGGAAAAGTTGCCCCTCGAGTTCAGTCTGCGGGGAAAAGCAGGAGAAGCCCTGGAGCTTACCGCGAGTTTCCGGGGGACAGGCGTTACTCTTGTCGCTGATGTTCTTCTCGAGAAAGCAACGGGGCATCCGACAAGTCCCGAAACGATTAAAAAGCAGCTTTCCCGCCTGGGGAATACTCCGTTTTACCTGAGTTCCTGTGATCTTGACTGCCTGGAAGGGGGCCTTTTTATTCCGCTGGCAGTACTGAACGATCTGCGCCGAAAAGCCGTTGCGGCTTTTGAAGCGGATCTGAAGGGTGAATCAGAAAAGGCAAAGCCCCTCACGCTGGTGCCCGGTGACTTGCCCGAAAGCCCACGGATAGCCCTTGCGGTGGCGGACAGGGAACAGCTGAAACAGATCCCCGACGACGGATCGGTGCTCCCGGTTTTTCAGCTCCCCGCGGACGCTGAGGTCCTGGCAGAGGTAGCGCCCCTGTTTGATGAGTACCCGGACCTGATCCCCTGGTTTCCTTCGATTCTGATAGGACCGCAATATACGGCGGCCGGCGATTTTCTTCTGCGGACAGGAGCCGGGCAGATAATAACCGACAACAGCGGAATCGCCTGCCTGGCCCGGGAACGGGGCATTCCCTGGATTGCCGGGCCATTATTGAATGCCACCAACGGTTACGCCCTGGACTTCTTCCGGCAGCACGGTGCAGCGGGGGCCTTTTGTTCTTCCGAGCTGGAGGATTCTCGCTTCGATGGTATTACTGTTCCGGCGGGGATAGAACTATGGGCGCCTTTCGCAGGGCCCGATTTCCTGATGAAGAGCCGGCACTGCATTGTACGGAACTGCAGGGACTGCGGAAAACGCGTTATGGATGCACGCTGTCTCCCGGATTGTAGCCGAAGCGCTGAAATTACGGATACACAGGGTAACGAGATCCTGGTTATCAAGAGCAGAGGAGATTACAACAGTCTCTATCGAAAGGGCCTCAGGGTTCATACCGACCGTTTAAAGGATCCCCGGGTCAGGACCTGGCTTCTTGATCTCCGGGTGCGACACAGGTCGATGCAGCCGGACTGCTCCATTCCGCAGTTTATCGAGTACGCCCAGGGTCAGATACGGGGGGCTGGAAGTTCAAAAGCTTCTCCCGGCATAATGCCCGGGAGCCCAGTGAAAGGCGGGTGCCCGTGAAAAAGCTGACGCGGGTGTCCTTTTTTCTGTTGCTGCTCTGTACGGCCTATACTCAGGGGCGTGCCGCCGAGGAGCCTGCAATTGACGTTCCCTATTATACCCAGGGCAGGGATGCCCCCTGGGCTGATGAGACACTGGGGCTTCGGTCGTCGGTTACTATTCGTACCCACGGCTGCGCCCTGACATGCATCGCCATGGTGTACTCCTATTTTACCGGAGACGACGTCAATCCTTCGATTATGAATCGCTGGCTGAAAGGGAACAACGGGTTCAAGGACGACGAAGACATAAGCGACTACTCCGGACAGGTGGTTCTTAACTGGCCGGCCCTGACCCATTACGGGGACGGCTGGGTCTACACACGTTTTAACTGGCGGGCCCTTCCGGCGGATCTGCTGCTGGTTAAATACTACCTTGGAAGGAGGATCCCCGTTATCGCCGAGGTCCTCTATAAGGGTGCACCCCATTATGTTGTGTTGACAGGCTACGGAGAGAAGGGATTTACTATGCATGACCCGGAGCAGCCCGGAGCGAAAATCTTTAACGATTTCTACAACATCCGGGACGAGCATGGTTCAGGCCCCGGGAGGAATATTTACGGAATACGGGTGCTGTATCCGAAGGGCTATGGGGATGAGTAATATGAAAAATCTGATTTATTTATTGTGTTTCTGTCCTCTTCTTTGCATATTATCGTGCCGGAGCATTCCGCCGGGGGGCCAGGTGGTACGTCCTTTCGATGCGGACAGGTATCTGGGTACCTGGTTCGAGGTAGCACGCATGGATTTCTTTTTTGAACGGGGATTGAACAATACAACCGCAACATATACCCGAAACCCTGACGGTTCAATAAAGGTCGTCAATCGAGGATATAACCCGCAGAAGGATCGCTGGAAAACGGCAGAAGGACGAGCGGTTTTTGTTGACAGCCCTAATGAGGGACGGCTCAAGGTCTCTTTTTTTGGACCCTTTTACGGTGGCTACAATATTATTGCCCTGGATGATGATTACCAGTACGCCATGGTTGCCGGCAATGACACCGATAATCTTTGGATACTGTCGCGTTCACCATCAATACCAAGCGACGTCAGAGATCGATACCTGGTGATTGCCCGGCAGGCAGGATTTGCAGTTAATGAGCTCTTGTGGATAGAGCATGACAAGTCCTCCTGATGATACCGGTTCATAGCTTGCACAGAAAAGTATGATACAAAAACCCTCGCTTCAGGAGTATACTGTAAAGAAAAAAGCGGGCCTACCGCTGCGGGGGCACTATCATGGAACGATCAATCATAATTATCGGGGCCGGGTTAACCGGTCTGGCTGCCGGATGCTACGGCCGGATGAACGGCTACAAGACGCGCATATTCGAGATGCATACCATTCCAGGAGGTGTCTGTACTGCCTGGAAGCGAAAGGGTTACACCATCGACGGAGCGGTCAACTGGGTATTGGGCACGGCCCCAGGTACGGCATTCCATCGATTCTGGCTTGAACTGGGGGCAGCCCGGAACTGGCAGGTCTACAATCACGAACGAAACCTGGACATAGAAAACAGAGAGGGCAGGGCATTCACCTTCTACACCGACGCCGATCGTCTCGAACGCGAAATGATGGAAATCGCACCGGAGGACGGCAAGCTTATCCGGGAGTTCACGGATGCAATCCGCTATGCTGCGGGTATAAATATGTCGGTGGACAAGCCGGAGGAGCTGTACAGTATCATTGACAAGCTGAAAATGATCAGGAAGCTTCCCTTACTGAGATTCATGCAGAAATGGGGCAGGAAATCCGTAAGGGATTTTGTCGCTGGACTCAAGAGCCCCTATCTAAAGGAGATGCTTCCCCTCGTCTTCGGATTCGATGCACCAATGATCATGATGATAATGATGCTCGGCTGGCAGCACGGAAAGCTGGCGGGGTACCTGATCGGCGGCGCGCTGCCTTTGGTGGAGTCGATCGAGAAGCGTTATAAAGACCTGGGCGGCGAAGTGCACTACCAGGCACGGGTGGAGAAAATCCTCGTCGAGAACGACACTGCGACGGGTATCCGTCTTTCCGACGGCACAGAGCATCGCGCCGACTGGATTATTTCTGCGGCTGACGGCAGGACAACAATTTTTGACATGCTGGACGGGCGGTATGTCGATAAGAAGATTATTGATCGATACGAGAACCCAAAACTGTTTAAGCCCCTGGTCTATGTCTCCCTGGGAGTGGACGGTATGGTCGAAGAACTGCCGGCTTCATGCGGTGGATTGACCTACCCCCTGGACCGGCCGCTGATAATTGCCGGAAAGGAACAGAAAATAATAAACGTCCGGTCCTACTGTTTTGATCCGACCCTTGCACCGAAAGGGAAAACTCTGCTCATTGTGCAGTACGAAACCGACTACGATTACTGGAAGAATCTGAAGGAGGAACCGGACAGGTATACGAAGGAGAAGGAACGAATTACCGCGGAGGTAATCGCCGGCCTGGAGCAGCGGTTTAACGGAATCACTGGGCGGATAGAAATGACCGATGTTGCCACCCCGATTACCTGGGAACGCTATACCGGTAACTGGCGCGGTTCCTACGAAGGATGGCTCTTCGATGCGGAGAGTTTTACCTCCTCCATGAGAAAGACCCTGCCGGGGCTTAAGAATTTCTACATGGCCGGACAGTGGGTCAACCCGGGGGGCGGAATCCCGACGGCTGTAATGTCGGGTAACCATACTATCCAGCTCATCTGCAGAGAGGACCACAGGAGCTTTGTTTCCAGTGAACCGTAGACTTTTCCACTTACTCGATCAATTATCGCTTTCGAGGAGCAGAGTAAAGACGTTTTAAAAACCACAACAAAGGAACAGAATCCTCAGCTGTGTCGCGCTCCTATAGTGGCCGTCGTGGTTAATCTCTCCTGAAGCACCAGCCCATCTTCCGCTGTATTTATAGTACGGAACATAGTATATTACAAAAGATGACCATGGAGTCTTTTGTGGAAATTCTTGAGCAGGAACTCGAAGAGGCGGTGGAGGTAAAGAATAAACGCTCCCTGCACCGTTATATAACCCTGCTCACGGAGAACCTTGTACGACAGGACCGGAACGAACGGGAACACTCGGAGTTCCGGGAGGCCATAATCCGCATCGATACCAGAATCGAGGAAGGCTTTAAACGCATGGACCAGCGTTTTGAGTCAATGCAGAGTTCAATGGATATGCGCTTCGACATGATGTTCAAGTTCATGACCACCGGGTTCGTCATCCTTGCTACAATGATGTCGGTTTACCAGTTTCTGGCGTAATGAAACATTAACCGCGGCATCCCCGGAAAACATGGTTACAGGTACGGAACCCTCGACTATCCCGTTTTCCTGTGGTCTCGGCATCCAATCCGCTGTGAAGCGGCAGCTGCTTCATAATAAATTGAAAAAGGGCAACCTATCTGCCGATAAGTTGCCCGTATAAAACAGTAGTCAGGCTTAATAATCCTCAAGGCTTTACATTGTTCAAATATCGTACAGCCGCAATTGCGTTTCCAAGAATCGGACAGTCATCCTTCTGTTCGAAATCAAAACCTTTAAGAAGGCGCTTTTTAAAATTGATGAAGTTCTCGCTGATGAGGCCGCCGGTAAGCTTAATTACAGGATTAAGTTTCTGAAACTCTCCGGCCAGCCGGATTGTATCGATAACCGGCTCGTGGATACCTGTGAGCAGGCTCAAAAGCATTTCATCCCGTCCGGTATCGAGGCTTAAACCGTTAAATGCTCCTTTCTTTTTTCTGAGACTCTGCCTGTCCCCCGTAAGGTAGGGTAGAAAGGTAACAGGATTCTCTGCCGGGTTCCGCTGCATGATTTCCGGAACGTAGGAACTGAAGAATTCCTCCTTGGACATTTCCCGGCAGAACTCATTCTTGAACCAGTCTATGGCAAAGCCGCCGGTGGTAATGGCGAAAATCTGCCACTGTCCGGGGTAGTAGGCATTGCGCAGGTAATATTTGCTGTTAGTGACCGGCTTATCGGACAGAA
It includes:
- a CDS encoding peptidase U32 family protein — translated: MKKNTIELLAPGGDARSVKAAILAGADAVYLGVGDFNARKRAVNIRPEDLPELCSLAHRYGCRIYLTLNILAFEEEFSALSDLLDRTVRFGIDAVIIQDYGLLQHVRRAFPDLEIHASTQMTTHNTGQLKLLAESGVKQVNFARELSLSELTELTAAAHKEGLKAEVFVHGAYCVSFSGQCYMSGLLYENSANRGACVQPCRRDYKPESGSRGDGSKVLNLKDNSVFSRAADLYAAGVDSLKIEGRIKGYEYVYSTVLSWREQLDRVYAGKDPAGKDSRLSVVFNRSFSDNLIQGRLGADSFTPDSRDQSLFPAGRVDAYNARDGELIVSRDTQLSTGQSITVTENSGSFICTGTLGESTGNRGFRFRIEHKLMGKIKKGQLILAQARLIDFSAIDDRISSMSADPEKLPLEFSLRGKAGEALELTASFRGTGVTLVADVLLEKATGHPTSPETIKKQLSRLGNTPFYLSSCDLDCLEGGLFIPLAVLNDLRRKAVAAFEADLKGESEKAKPLTLVPGDLPESPRIALAVADREQLKQIPDDGSVLPVFQLPADAEVLAEVAPLFDEYPDLIPWFPSILIGPQYTAAGDFLLRTGAGQIITDNSGIACLARERGIPWIAGPLLNATNGYALDFFRQHGAAGAFCSSELEDSRFDGITVPAGIELWAPFAGPDFLMKSRHCIVRNCRDCGKRVMDARCLPDCSRSAEITDTQGNEILVIKSRGDYNSLYRKGLRVHTDRLKDPRVRTWLLDLRVRHRSMQPDCSIPQFIEYAQGQIRGAGSSKASPGIMPGSPVKGGCP
- a CDS encoding C39 family peptidase, translated to MKKLTRVSFFLLLLCTAYTQGRAAEEPAIDVPYYTQGRDAPWADETLGLRSSVTIRTHGCALTCIAMVYSYFTGDDVNPSIMNRWLKGNNGFKDDEDISDYSGQVVLNWPALTHYGDGWVYTRFNWRALPADLLLVKYYLGRRIPVIAEVLYKGAPHYVVLTGYGEKGFTMHDPEQPGAKIFNDFYNIRDEHGSGPGRNIYGIRVLYPKGYGDE
- a CDS encoding lipocalin family protein yields the protein MVRPFDADRYLGTWFEVARMDFFFERGLNNTTATYTRNPDGSIKVVNRGYNPQKDRWKTAEGRAVFVDSPNEGRLKVSFFGPFYGGYNIIALDDDYQYAMVAGNDTDNLWILSRSPSIPSDVRDRYLVIARQAGFAVNELLWIEHDKSS
- a CDS encoding phytoene desaturase family protein — protein: MERSIIIIGAGLTGLAAGCYGRMNGYKTRIFEMHTIPGGVCTAWKRKGYTIDGAVNWVLGTAPGTAFHRFWLELGAARNWQVYNHERNLDIENREGRAFTFYTDADRLEREMMEIAPEDGKLIREFTDAIRYAAGINMSVDKPEELYSIIDKLKMIRKLPLLRFMQKWGRKSVRDFVAGLKSPYLKEMLPLVFGFDAPMIMMIMMLGWQHGKLAGYLIGGALPLVESIEKRYKDLGGEVHYQARVEKILVENDTATGIRLSDGTEHRADWIISAADGRTTIFDMLDGRYVDKKIIDRYENPKLFKPLVYVSLGVDGMVEELPASCGGLTYPLDRPLIIAGKEQKIINVRSYCFDPTLAPKGKTLLIVQYETDYDYWKNLKEEPDRYTKEKERITAEVIAGLEQRFNGITGRIEMTDVATPITWERYTGNWRGSYEGWLFDAESFTSSMRKTLPGLKNFYMAGQWVNPGGGIPTAVMSGNHTIQLICREDHRSFVSSEP
- a CDS encoding EMC3/TMCO1 family protein; translated protein: MEILEQELEEAVEVKNKRSLHRYITLLTENLVRQDRNEREHSEFREAIIRIDTRIEEGFKRMDQRFESMQSSMDMRFDMMFKFMTTGFVILATMMSVYQFLA